agttccagaggtgggacccgcatatatCTCACATTGCAGTCACTCTCCATAGGTGTAATGACACCGGCTGGACACAAGATGGCAGAAATGGGCTTGACCTCTAGCAATCCCCTGTCCCGGGGACTAGCAGTGTCTCCCGCTACTCAGTTACCCCCAGGACTTATAGTAGGGCTGAATTGTGAGCCAACTGGACTATCTGAGGAAAAGGAAATATAAAGAACGGATCACAATACTAGAAGGCAACAGGACAAGAAACAGGAACCTACCGATTGAAAATAGGGATGGTAACGGATGATGATGATGTCAGACAGATGATGGGAACAAATTGATGATGGGTAATGAAACAGTTGATTGTTGGTAACAATCGAATGAGGGGTGATGGTAACAAGCGGACTATAACTCTAGCTCGCCCTATATCTATCTCTGAATCTATCTATGAGCAGTGACACAATCATCAGGTAACCCACACTGACACTGTCCCtaatctgcagacactgtccctaACACAACaccaggaaaacactaggaatcAGAGGCAATGAAAACAAAACTAACAGAACCAAAACACAGGGAAACAAGGCAAGTAGAACAAGGAACAATTGAGACAGACTAAAACTGAACAACTAAACAAGACCAGACACTGAAGCAAACTATGACTGAGGAAATATAAGACATTGCTGAAAAAACACAAGACCAGGCTGGTAACACGTGATCCTACACTGAGAACACATTCATATGCTATTACCGACACCCTAATGTTGATGCCAGGGATTCTAAAAAAAGAGGCAGACCAATCAGGTCGCTCTCTCCAAACGAGCCTTAGTGGCTCACAACAGTATGGTCATCTAACCTGCACGGATGAATCATCTGCGCATCAGTCGTCTCAGCAACAGCCCCAGCTTCTGATTAATAGCTGGAAGATGACGAGCGTGCAAAAACGGACCTGATGCACTTAACAATAGGATTGTATTGATTCGTTCAATGATAAGTGTGGATGACTTAAGGCGGTTGTCTCAATATGACAACCCGTttcaatattaaagctgatgcggcAAAAGCTTTATAACCCCCTGCGCTCAGCACAATCTgaccatacatttcccctgcagtgactCTCCACTTTGGCTAATGGAGTAGGGTTACCCATATGCCTTTACAAGACatttggacaggggttgtcctgatgaGATAATATATCCATAATATAGCACCATAAGTTGACCATTATATCAAACTAACTACAATCTGTCAAACTCAATAGAAATCAATGAAAAACGATACCATCACAACTCTGGAGTTGTATGACATGGTGCTGGTCATTGTATGGCATATATTGTTTTTAGAGTCTAGCCTTTATGCGTCCTAAATATTGCTTAATGATAGGATGAATGGATAAATCATCGGAGTTATTTAAAATCCCAGAGAAAGGCTAtgcttactgatacaagggcaggttcaaaCACTAGTTCCCAGCAGAATGtagacaagccacaatgctacaTGCTTCATCGGAGTTATTTGAATACAATTTGCTATATAATTGAAAATAAATCCACAATATActttatataatatacctgtgaGGCCACTGATTTTCTTCTCTACATAGTCACATATAACTCCAGCATCTTCGCTGTGCCAGCAGTTGTGTATCCCACTGTCCTGCTTCTTGCATTCTGCTAATGTGTTTTCTGTACCATTGCACTCTACATTATCCAAGTGAATTGGCCCTTGACCTTCTCCAAAATAAGCCATCGTTCTTGCCTTTGCAgggcccctaaaaaaaaaaaatgcatgacacACTTTATGTCATACTTCCAAATATGCACTTCAGTCAGATGGTGGTAACTTGTTCTGTTTTGCTGGGTTGTACACGGACAATTCTGGGTGACAACCATTAGTGGACACCAATGTAGTATCAGAGGTTGTTACCCAACTTTTCAgaaacccttaaagggaacctgtcaccagcatttcacctattaaaccagcaatacctggcggaagtgggtgaaaaataaattttatgtaacctataattatcttcttagtcggctctgtacctttagtattcagattTTTAATGTTCCCGTGgcctatgctaatgagcataaaagagtcatatcttcattcctcaagcctttccgagttaaccccgcctccttacattTGATTGACAGCTACTCGCCTCCCTCCAGCACACACGAATGCCCGTGCTTGCGcaacgatgtcctgttctggtgcgtgcgcacaacgggtcaccatagcggcgcatgcacagtaactagatttgaggcctggaTGTAGCAGGGAAAGGTATCAGACCATACATGATGGGCGCATGCTCGCTATCATCTTAGATGGGATTTTGGCATTTAGGGCAGGCCAGTTTTCAgcaatgaacgattaaaataaacaGTTGTATAAGTTCAGTCCAGATAGGACATTTTTACTACTGTGTTTCAAATATGATGTGCAAAAATTCTGGAATTGCAGGAGAATTATAAacggaagaaaaaaaagtaacaaaacatgcAGTTATCATGTATGAACAGAGGAAGGATATATTCACCTGTGTCCTAGCTGTCGACATACGACAACAGCATCCCTGTCAGTCCATCCATCATCGCACACGCTGCCCCACTCTCCATTCAGGAACACCTCCACCCTGCCTTCCTTGGTACTTTCCCCATCCATCAGCCGAACAGGGGGCCCTAAAAATGTCACAACATTAAAATCCCTTTATGGCTCATGTGCATGGCTGCATTACTTATCCCTGTTGTGCAGATTGTAAGAAGGCACCCATAGCTTGCAAAACTCATATGGAACTCATACGTAACAAATACTGAATTCATAATACATAAATACTGAACGAAAATGGTACCACTCAGAACAACAGTGGTGCAGTTTGTACATCTTTACAGAGTAACATACATAGTGCGGTATCGGACTGTATttttcatgcacatgaccatattacAAATCCATGTTGTATGGATCTGTAATACGGTGCTCATTAAAATCTGTGGGTCCATACTGTATAgtacctctgtgtgcctccaacttcatacacataggggttgtttttttttctcacagatttATAAAAAACGTATAAGAAGATAGATTGTGGAATAATCAAAtcattgcttctagaggagagTATGGCGCAGTACAGAGGGATCATACAGAGGGACCATACAGCGACATACAGAGTGCTGCCCTATAGGGGCCAAGCATATGGACGTGCCATATGCAtggaccctaaggcctcatgcacacgaccgtagtgtttttctggtccgcaaattccaggaccgtgttccgtgtaatgtcctccgcagttcatccgtatgtaatccgcagttcatccgtatgtaatccgcataaaaaaaaaaataaatcctaggtaaaacaggatgacgacagaactcattcccggtcgtcgcctagcaacacttccgcaaatccgcaaactgcggttgacacacggaggtgtacccgcattttccacgggcccattgacttctatgggcatgtccgcatcgaatttgcgggccgtaataagacatgtcctgagtttgtgcggcacggatttgcggacatgcggggacccgtgaaaacacggatagtgtgtatgggcccatagaaatgaatgggtccgcaattctctcgtggattttcgagggaattgcggacgcaaaaacacgttcgtgtgcatggggccctaatctgccATTTTCAGGAACCAAGAATTGTTATATTATTGAGGGTTTctagatttgtattttttgtcaGTGTATATGTTTGTGCAATAGAAGAGATCTATATAAAGTGCGGCGGCATTGGTTGGCTAATTCTCTACCACatctaatagagtagggacccacttaaaagaggtcgctATGAAGTTGCAAGTAgatttatacagtttgatcaaaatgtgtactaagaacctcctgttaaatttttatatttttgctcaGCAGCAATAGATCACTGTAAAAATTGGATGTGCGGACCTTGTTTATCCCCACCCCTCCCTTGTTGGAGAAGATATCTATATAAATATTTAGCATTGAAGTATGAATAGATCATTTTAATCTAATCTAGTGCTCTCACCTAATGTATCTAGTCTAAACTATATTTCCGCGTTACAGGAAATGTTGAAGCTATATAAATCAATAATATTAATACCGTAAAATTTTGATCATCTGCTATGTatacatctatctatcttatgTTAATGATACTACAAATAATTATACAGTAAACTGCAATCCTGGCAATCCGGAACATGCCAAAAAATATAGAGATTTCCGCTGGTGAAATATGAATTCCATGGCAATGTGTATGTTTTATAAGAAAGAAACTCTATAGTGTGTGCCCGGCTGATTCAGATAAACTAGGTTATTACCAGGTGGTGTTTCAATGATGTCATTGCTGTCATTTGAGCACCGGATGCCAACATCTTCAGAATGAGAGCAGTCGTGCTGGCCCCAGCTACTATGTGAACATTCCACTAGAGAGCGCTCCGTGCCTGTACAAGCCACATCATCCAGAAAAATCAACCCGTCTCCAGGTCCAAACTCTGCCTTTGGTGCCAAGCTGGAGGGACCACTAAAAGGGTATTTGATAATGAGTTAATATATTAGTCAGATCAATTATCATGTATCTCAACACATCTAGTCAGGCTGAATCATAACAAAAACTGCCAGAGGCGTAGCTTGAagatcctgggccccaatgcaaaatctggtaATCCCCTACCATGTgcgatttataatactggtgtctttgtATTCGTCAGAAAAGCTTATGAGTTCGACTGCTATAtctgcaccccctgtagctacaccTCTGATAACTACCCACGACAAGAAAACTACATAATACCCACAATATAAACATTTTCAAACATGTTATATACAGTAAAACATTTTAAAGTGTGaacaaaaacttttttaaaaataaattaaaatctcATCTTCCATCCTAAATCCATTTATTAGTCCATTCTAACGTAGCCTTAAAATTGGGTGTTGCAGAAGTATAAGTTATAGGGGGTACATATGTAGCAGTCGTTGCATTAAAGCCACTGTACTACATCACTTGTAGTCCTAAATAGCAGTATTGCACCAACGGTGCATGTCGACCTGCCGTTTCTTGTCGTAACTATTATAACTGCATataccaatttaaaaaaataataataaaaagatagCAACACTTTTTAAAGACAAGCAATAATAAAATACACAACTAATAAGGGAGGTGGCAAATGTTGGCCTGCTGAAAGCATGCAGGAGGACATTGCCTTTGGTACAGTAGAACTACCTACAAACATTATACTACCAATACATTAATACCAAGACTTTTTGGCAAAGAATGATTGTCTGTGTCTTTCTGTGGGATAGTCGTGATAATTTTTCCATGCTATGATCATCTGGTCGTAGGGGCATAAATACAGGGGGTGCAGGGGTTGCTGTCACACCCGGGCCTTGGTGCTTAGGGGGCCCAACGGCCTCTTTGCCAAATAAGAggacactagtattatcagtggcgtaactaccgcggtagcagcagtagcggctgctacggggcccggggcttgaggcgttatggctactacagcggtagcgtcgctactgtggggcccgcgacgccgagccttacacaggccctctcatgcctgtaggtgtcgctagcaccggagggggccccagtgctagcggcagccaaatacatgtattagcactgaatggccgggcatgttccgtgcctgaccatccagtgccttacaatgacactgattggctagcggcgcgatgacatcatcgcgccgcttccatgcttggaaggtgctgattggcggggcaagtcattctgccccgccaatcagcgtcattggaggacgctcgttcagctcctgcagacatgctcagaagagagcatgtctgcatcgccagtgaacagcgtgggaaccggagaatgtgagtatggcaagtttttgttttttttccctcataaaaatgtgaatggcattatctatagtggggggtggtgggggggggggtcatctttatgtgggctattatatatagggggtctatgtgtggggcagtagctacagggggggtctagatgtgggggtgtgggccattatatacagggggctctatacgtgggccattatatacagggggctctatatgttggccactatatacagggggggtccatatgtgggccactatatacaggggggtctatatgtgggccactatatacaggggggtctatatgtgggacactatatacaggggtgggttacctgtggggcactagcaacagggtggctatatgtagtgcacagtctacaggggtgggctatatgtgggacactatatacagggggagctatatgtgagacactatatacagaggtgggctatacgtggagcactaactataggggaagctatatgtagggcagcacggtggctcagtggttagcactattgccttgcagctctggagtccatatgtgggcactatctacaggggcttctatgtaggtcactatctacagggggcacggtgtgtgtgtgtgtgtgtgtgtgtgtgtgtgtgtatgtgtgtgtgtgtgtgtgtgtgtgtgtgtgtgtgtttgtgacagttatatttagatgtgttgagaattgtaactttgtttataggtgcagaaatgttttaatagtgagaagctgaagacatctaaacggaaaactgcagaaatgggtcatggccgggagaaatccatcatagatgtctgaaccggagggagaagaaaagaactagaatctgagacgtcaccggtgagtcacttaatgtaaatgtttattctgcctctaatcagtattgtagtcactgtatggtctgcagcgagatgatggtgctaggattttttttgtgaaaccgcatctcccagcatatccttaccattgttccggccatgctgggagctgtagttttacgccgtacaaacctatacgaagtggcgtaactaccgctatagcagccgtagcgacttctacagggcctgcagcatgagggggcctgtgccacccgccggcacggccccctcccatggccgcaggctccgctagcagccgctatggctgctacagcgcgacgccactgaaggggttgttcctacataaagacatgtatcccctatccacaggataggggatacatgtgtgatcgctggcagcgatgaggagaacgggggaccgaaagtcccccctaagttctccatgacaaaccttggacttccggggtctgtgtcggcagctccgtagaaatgaatggagcgccggtcgtgcttgtgcgcatgcgtgaccagcgctcctttcatttttattgaactgcgcagacgccggaagtccgaggttagtcatggagaacttcgggggactttcggtcccccgttctccttatcactgccagcgatcacacatgtaccccctatcctgtggataggggatgcatgtcttttgtaggacaaactataggacgtttttttttgggggggggggggctatatggcgttatctacagggggggctgtatggcgttctctacaggggggactgtatggcgttatctacaggggggctgtatggcgttatctacagagggggtctgtatggcgttatctacaggggggctgtatggcgttatctgcagggggctgtgtatggtgctatctatagggggcgctatgtggtggaatctatagggaggcactatctacaagggggggggggttgtgtgatacccagcagagggggggccccagtcaaaagtttgctatggggcccagtctttcctagttacgcccctgagtattATACATAGCCTATGATAGTTGAAGGGGGcctgttacatattttgcatCAGGGTTACACCTGTTGGCCTTCTTCAGTAGAAACAATAATGtccttgccaataattgccccttGTCTTGCTCCGGTCCCTGTATACGACCACTTTAATTATTTAAACAAAATTTTTCAATACCTGAAGCCCAACTGTCTGCAAACCACCTGGGCATTACGTTCTGTCCAACCATCATCACATACAGTTCCCCAATCTCTATTGTAATATATTTCCACACGTCCTTCAGCTGCATTTTGACCACCAGATAATCTTACAGCACCATCTGTAGAAGGCATAAAATATAGGTACCTTAAATACTCACAAATTACTTATTGCAAACTTGTCACAGTTATCCTATCAAACCAAAACTAACCTACCTATAAAAGGattacaggaaaccccagcatctTCAATATGGTCACAGTTGTGATGTCCCCAATCATTCTTCTGACAGAAATCTAGCGAAGACTCATTGCCCAAACACTCTACTTCATCAAGCAATATGGGACCATTGCCTTGTCCGTAGTGAGCCCATACCCAGGCTTTAGGCTTTCCACTGAAATATAAAGTCCAATGGCTTTTAAAGGGATAGTCTCATAAAGACAATCCTGGTACATATGACCTATTATGGCACATGGTTGTCAAGGAAGAGCCAGAGCTCCTGCAGCATGGGAAATGTGTAGCCAGCCGTAGCCTACCCCAACAattacagctgatcagcggggcttCAGGAGTCAGCGACACGTGAATAGTTATTTATAGAGTAGttcaactaaaaaaataaattttgttttggAGGAAACATCACACAAAACacaacatctgtctattcagaggtTATTACGAGGATCATGTACAACAACTAGTATAACAATTCATGTGGCAACATATTATAGAGTAGACGGTACTCACTTAAATCCTAGTTGTCTGCATATAACTTCAGCATCTTTGTCATCCCAGTGATCATCACAAATTGTTCCCCACTGACCCTTAAAAAACACTTCGACGCGCCCCTCAAACCAGTCCTTTCCTCCCACCAGACGAAGAGGGGGCTTTAAACCTGCTCTTCAGAGAATGAAAAATAAGATCTTATTAGTAGTGGTGATTAGTAACCTTAGAGACAGGTTTCAGGAGTGCAGCGTCAAGAGGCAGGTGTCTGAATTATGCTAGGAAATTTACGGTAAGGATATACAAATGTTAAAAATTTACCTTCAGGAGGAGAGCAGGTAATGGCAGCCATCTCTCTATTGCTGCAACCTTTGCCCTGGCTGTAGCGGCAGTGTAGTAAGGCTTTCTCATCCCCTCGGCAATTGGCAGATTCCAGATGTACAGGGGTTGTCCATGAAGCATAATCAGGGATGTTTTTGGCTGCGCCAATTTCACTGGTAAAATCATTAGTAGAATTTATGGCTTCCACATGTACCAAAACAGATACAACTACAGTGATGACCAGAAGTTACACTAAACATCTTATatccaaaattttaaaaaattccccGAAATTTCCCTTTTAGGAATTTGTctgactatatgtatatactatcatGTCTCCTTTATATTTTGCAGGATTTTCTGGAACTAATGCATTCATGGCATGTCcttaggctaggccatcaatttttgattTATGGGGGTCCAACCAGCATGAAACTAGGGGCTCTTGGGCCCGTGCAAGGAGATTATTTTGAggacccaccctccatctatatgtGCACATCCAGTTTTAAGTGCatggtaatttttattggtatctttgcacacacaggacatatcatcaataaggtctaataggttatctgTGAGTCAACCAACAAGATGAGACTCTAATGTCAAGTGATTGGTTCCAAAATCAgcttcaaatggggttgtcttctgctggagctGTGGAGCCCATTCTTGTGTCAGAACCTAGGCCCACTGGAGAATCTCTGGTACTCTGATGGGCCTGTCCCAACCCTGGCCCAACCCCAGGACACTTGCTTATTATCAGAATGAAGGTACCACGACTCTTCAGAAAATTCagtggcctctttttttttaacccctttaacatctaTTGATATTTTACCAAAGGACTGGATAACTAGAAAAAGAAGGAAAATGTTTCGTAAAGAATACAAAAGGGTCAGTATGAACCCTTTCAATCATGGATTgtggtatgtattttttttaccatCTTTCTCACTTAAAGGAATTATCTTGGGTTTtaaaaatgatggcctatcctcaatatTAAAACGGTGGGAGTCCGATTCTCGGTACCTCCGCCGCTTGTACGATCGCTGCAGTCTCTTTATTTTTTACCTAGGTTTTATACCGGTTTGTACTTTCACACGCCATTACTTTCATATCGTCTGTGTGCGTTATTGCAGCGttgtcctattcaagtgaatgataCAGTGTGgaataccttgcacagccgctCTGAAAGTAACAGCGTGTGAAAGTACAAACAAGATTGAACCCTATGTAAACAACGAAGAGACTGCAGCGCCCACAAAAGCACCGCGGaagcttcaaaacagctgatcaccggGTTTGCCGAGAGTTCAACCCCCACCgatttaatattgatggcctattccaaaggataggccatcaattttacaatccaagataacccctttaatgtgtagACTGGTGTATCCTAAAACAGTGCTACAGAACAATTTGCCAGTGCATTGACAATAATAACAGAACTAACAAGGGCAATTACTTTCGATCCCCTAGCAGTGTATATTTGGTTCAGTAAAAGGAATGATCTAGCCATATCAATAAACATTTAGCGTGAAAGCTGGCTCTATTTAGATGTGTCATGTTCTACTTCATTGCACCATGGTCTAAAAATCATTTTTAGGCTGCATGCATATGttgcatatttttctgcagaaaatatGCATTAAAACCGCCGGAAAACACAGGAAATTTggaggtaaaaaccgcacctaatagtgcatttttcggtgcgttttttttttttcaatttgatgCGTAAATCggtgcgtttttatgctgcaggttttggtgtgtttttctttGGAActagattttaaaatatgcaccgcaggtcaatttacgaaaaaaaaaaaacgcaacattttcatgagatttcttgaaatctccttTATTTTgccggtactgtattacactacgGATTTGCTAAACGCAAATATCCTTGGCAAAAActggtaatacgcatcgtgtgcattcagccttatTGTCGAATTGAAGTGAGGAGCACCTACGGAGCAACCCATAGGCATGTTTTATGTTGGCAAATTACAGTCATGCACAAAATACCAGTCCCTCAAACTGACCTGATTCCAAGCTGTCTGCAAACCACACTTGCATCCCAATCTGTCCAGTGGTCAGTACATATGGTTCCCCAAACCCCTTTTAAATAGAGCTGCACTCCACCAGCGCGGGAAGAATGGTCATCCAGCAGGCGAATAGCACCTGTAAGGAGTATGACATGATTGAGACATTTTATGAGGTAGGAAGGGAGGACTCATTTGTTTTCATTcatgaagtttttaaaaaaaaaaaatgggatatgCTTTTTTAATGAGTATTTTGTATGTTGATCAGGTTAAATTGATATGCGAAATTATCAAGCCTTTGGTTTCAGTCAACAAAATGACCGACTTGAATTTCTGTCTCTAATAAATAGGTGCGCTTAAACTATTGTGAAACCACAAGATTTATATTTTTACAGTGCATACATTTAGTAGCCGTGTGCCATACGCATACCCTGGctgcagtcacagtgaccccagcTAATCATTCCTGAGTGCTGGCGGTAAAAACACCACGGTGTATTCCCTCCATCTGGATTCCTGCAGTAGTTGTGATAACCAAGTCCACGCCCTGGATATTGTTTCATATAGTCAGGAAATTCGACCCAGTTCAGACAGTCTGAGCCAGACTCCGTCACGGAAATTGAACCATTGTAATAACCCAGATAATCTACTCCATCAGAGCAGAGGTTGTAACCTGCGTAGGACATAAAAGTTTCATTAAATAGTTTTGTtattattaatttctgaaaattctaaataatgaaaataatgaggagaaaaaaaaaaaagcaaggtgTTTCCAAGTTTAACGGTCAGGGTTGCATAACTACTTGGCTAATAGGCAAACTACTTCAATGTAAGCGGCTTGTCCATAAAATTACTGTATGTGGAAATAGTAACATAGTTGGGCAAGAGCTTGGAACGATATAGCATGTAGTTTGGCACTTGTTTAGTTCCATTTAGATGGCGCAATGGTCGGAATGTATGGTGAAAAACGAATGTTAAAATAATGCGATGGCAACAAACAGCCAGCAATTAGTTGATGAATGCGTTTGCTTGCACGTCGGCTAATCGTTGCCCTGTTAACACAGTAAATTATGATCTGGAACGGGCGTTCATAAGAGTGCTCATTTGCTCGATCATTGACCCATGTAAAAAGGCATTTAGTTATCATGACCACATAATCTCTGGAACATCAGTTTACCTATCTGATTCAAATTGGAAGGAAATATTTGCCGTTGTACTACAGTAAACAGTTGTGTCAAAAGCCTGTGTCGACTTTTCTATCACGTTAGCAAATTTGCACCTATTACATTTGGCGTATTCGGCAAGATGCGAATCAAAAGGCATGGCTATTTACAGCAGTAGCGATTCATCTACACTAGCCACGGTGGtgatccctatgggggctgcattGATGAACATCCCCAAATGTGATGGGAAGAATGTCCCTACAACAGACTTGGCAGACTGCGCACGGCCGCCCGGTTGCTCCAGGTACCTCCAGTACACCAAGCAGATCTAGCCCTTAACTCCCTAGAAGGGGATGCCAGAAGAGAAGTACTAGTCCTACCGACGGATCAACGCAGAACGTTAGAAACTATCGTCCACTAATTAGAGTCTTTATACGAAGATAGCACTTCGGAAGCTGACCTGTGCAAAAAATGTTATACGAGTGTACAGAAGAATGAAGAATCACTCCAACAATTCGCGGTGGGGTTACAAGGCATGTGGAGTTGCCTGGTGAAAAAGGATCCAGCAGGTTGTGCAGTATTGCCAGAGCCAGACAGGATAGTACGTGACCAATTTATGTCTGGATTGGGCAGCCGCACACCCAGAAGACCCTTGCGAGAATTTGTGTGGGCCGCTCCTGCGACCACCATGGGTGAAGTGACGAGGCCCTCGTGTTACACCGAGAAGAGTCAGGGGAGGCCAGAATTGCCATACAGTGGGCGGGTCCCCCGGAACCTGCCCAAAGTATGACTGAACTGtcaagtccgtatttcacactgaataaccacctctgtaaattgaaagctgaaggcatgcctggaagaagtaaaccagccaaatatgtttggtacacagcttccctctctcagccaggaggaagccTGAAAaccttttattcagaacaaagaaacacagaaagagacacatgcctcctccccagagatgtgtgagtgcccaagcccccaccagtttctcagactcactcttcttgcattccagggggcggtgtcttccataggtgtgtccaacatgaacaaagaacttgttatatatatcagtatattacacaaagaactgaaatgtatatacatatgtgtgaggataatatttttcaaacaatatacatagtaatgatccctgacagaacGACCCAGAGCAGCACTCCAAGACTTCGCCCCAAGATGTACGACAAGCTATACAAGAGTTGAAGACAGAGGTAGCTCAGTTAAGGATCAGCGCCGACAGACCAAATAAGCAACCTCGACCATCCCGACCAGCACAAGTGGGGCTGCGACTCTGTTGGCAGTGTGACCAGCCGTGTCACTTTGCAAGGGAGTGCA
The nucleotide sequence above comes from Rhinoderma darwinii isolate aRhiDar2 chromosome 11, aRhiDar2.hap1, whole genome shotgun sequence. Encoded proteins:
- the LOC142663903 gene encoding neurotrypsin-like; the protein is MRPVDFHGVLVILMCICLAFGDHQDIVNSLQTQKHLRPTGYNLCSDGVDYLGYYNGSISVTESGSDCLNWVEFPDYMKQYPGRGLGYHNYCRNPDGGNTPWCFYRQHSGMISWGHCDCSQGAIRLLDDHSSRAGGVQLYLKGVWGTICTDHWTDWDASVVCRQLGISEIGAAKNIPDYASWTTPVHLESANCRGDEKALLHCRYSQGKGCSNREMAAITCSPPEGLKPPLRLVGGKDWFEGRVEVFFKGQWGTICDDHWDDKDAEVICRQLGFNGKPKAWVWAHYGQGNGPILLDEVECLGNESSLDFCQKNDWGHHNCDHIEDAGVSCNPFIDGAVRLSGGQNAAEGRVEIYYNRDWGTVCDDGWTERNAQVVCRQLGFSGPSSLAPKAEFGPGDGLIFLDDVACTGTERSLVECSHSSWGQHDCSHSEDVGIRCSNDSNDIIETPPGPPVRLMDGESTKEGRVEVFLNGEWGSVCDDGWTDRDAVVVCRQLGHRGPAKARTMAYFGEGQGPIHLDNVECNGTENTLAECKKQDSGIHNCWHSEDAGVICDYVEKKISGLTDAVSAMCGTSLVSRRKKRIVGGTKSMRGGWPWQASLRLKGFRKETRLLCGATLISSCWALTAAHCFKRFGDKAHKYSLRVGDYHIGVEDDFERELPVQKIVVHKKYHNGSNDNDIALVRLQGKEDHCMSFSYHVLPICLPERKGSSVYKKLCFISGWGDTGTSYSKTLLEGAVPILPKEKCIFRYKGKFTNRMICAGNLSEDNRVDSCQGDSGGPLMCQNANGQWVIVGITSWGYGCGRKEYPGVYTKVTRFIPWIKRVTKLN